The following coding sequences are from one Devosia yakushimensis window:
- a CDS encoding flavin reductase family protein yields MSHAATPEQVIDIRTFWQAVGLRAVGTAIVTAEAGDGPRGFLALSATHLTAEPPLMMISVDKKTSALQTILDAGHFAINYLAGGQADLVGPFGGKGDLKGADRFQMGRWGRLATGAPALDGAAGVIDCRLEEVIERFGTAIVIGRVVAFSATPDVTPLVSYKGGTL; encoded by the coding sequence ATGTCTCATGCTGCGACACCCGAACAGGTCATTGATATCCGCACCTTCTGGCAGGCGGTGGGCCTGCGGGCGGTGGGCACGGCCATTGTGACGGCCGAGGCGGGGGATGGTCCGCGCGGGTTTCTGGCGCTGTCGGCAACGCATCTGACGGCCGAGCCGCCGCTGATGATGATCTCGGTCGATAAGAAAACCTCGGCGCTGCAGACCATTCTCGATGCAGGGCATTTTGCCATCAATTATCTGGCGGGCGGGCAGGCGGACCTGGTCGGGCCATTTGGCGGCAAGGGTGATCTCAAGGGCGCGGACCGGTTTCAGATGGGGCGTTGGGGCAGGCTGGCGACGGGGGCGCCGGCGCTGGACGGGGCAGCGGGCGTGATCGATTGCCGCCTCGAAGAGGTGATCGAGCGGTTTGGCACCGCCATTGTTATCGGCCGGGTGGTGGCGTTCAGCGCAACGCCCGATGTGACCCCGCTGGTGTCCTATAAGGGCGGAACCCTGTGA
- a CDS encoding electron transfer flavoprotein-ubiquinone oxidoreductase, with translation MTDTDGLNGRESMAFDVVIVGAGPAGLAAAIRLKQSNPDLAVVVLEKGAEVGAHIISGAVVDPIGIDALLPGWRDEPDHPFRTPVTQDRFLFLGKTSATAIPAWLMRLMPPLMHNHGNFIVSLGEVCRWLADKAMALGVEIYPGFAAAELLYDNGAVIGVATGDMGLERDGTPGPNFARGMALLGKYVLLAEGARGSLSKLAIARFGLDQGHEPPKFGLGLKEIWEVAPENHQKGLVQHSFGWPLDNSTGGGSFLYHLEDNKVAVGLVVHLNYANPYLSPYEEFQRFKTHPAIAKTFAGGTRLSYGARAITEGGYQSVPKLTFPGGALLGCAAGFTNLPRIKGSHNAVLSGIEAADAALAALSAGRSGDELTEYEANWRSGPIGRDLNPVRNVKPLWSRFGTIFGIALAGIDMWLTTLLNGWSPFGTLAHGKPDSATLHPASAHQPIAYPKPDGVLTFDRLASVFISNTNHSEDQPSHLLVAAPALQKSSEHDIYAGPSARYCPAGVYEWIEDPTGPRFQINAANCVHCKTCDIKDPNQNITWVPPQGGEGPMYGNM, from the coding sequence ATGACGGATACGGATGGTCTTAATGGCCGCGAAAGCATGGCCTTCGACGTCGTCATCGTCGGCGCCGGCCCGGCCGGCCTCGCCGCCGCCATCCGCCTCAAGCAATCCAATCCCGATCTTGCCGTCGTCGTGCTCGAAAAAGGCGCCGAAGTGGGTGCCCACATCATTTCAGGCGCCGTCGTCGATCCCATCGGCATCGATGCGCTGCTGCCTGGTTGGCGCGACGAACCCGACCACCCCTTCCGCACGCCGGTCACCCAGGACCGCTTCCTTTTTCTCGGCAAGACCAGCGCCACCGCCATCCCCGCCTGGCTGATGCGCCTCATGCCGCCGCTGATGCACAACCACGGCAATTTCATCGTCTCGCTGGGCGAAGTCTGCCGCTGGCTGGCCGACAAGGCCATGGCGCTGGGCGTCGAAATCTATCCCGGCTTCGCCGCCGCCGAATTGCTCTATGACAATGGCGCCGTTATCGGCGTCGCCACCGGTGATATGGGCCTTGAGCGCGACGGCACGCCCGGCCCCAATTTCGCCCGCGGCATGGCCCTGCTCGGCAAATATGTGCTGCTGGCCGAAGGCGCCCGCGGCTCATTGAGCAAGCTGGCCATCGCCCGTTTCGGGCTCGATCAGGGCCATGAGCCCCCAAAATTCGGCCTCGGCCTCAAGGAAATCTGGGAAGTCGCGCCGGAAAACCACCAGAAGGGCCTCGTCCAGCACAGCTTCGGCTGGCCCCTCGATAATAGCACCGGCGGCGGCAGCTTCCTCTATCATCTGGAGGACAACAAGGTCGCCGTGGGCCTCGTCGTCCACCTCAATTACGCCAATCCCTATCTCTCGCCCTACGAAGAATTCCAGCGCTTCAAAACCCACCCGGCCATCGCCAAAACCTTCGCCGGCGGCACCCGCCTCAGCTATGGCGCCCGCGCCATCACCGAAGGCGGCTATCAATCGGTGCCCAAGCTGACCTTCCCCGGCGGAGCGCTGCTCGGCTGCGCCGCCGGCTTCACCAATCTGCCGCGCATCAAGGGCAGCCATAATGCCGTGCTCTCGGGCATCGAGGCCGCCGACGCAGCCCTCGCCGCCCTCAGCGCCGGCCGCTCCGGCGACGAACTGACGGAATACGAAGCCAACTGGCGCAGCGGCCCCATCGGCCGCGACCTCAATCCCGTCCGCAACGTCAAACCGCTCTGGTCCCGCTTCGGCACCATCTTTGGCATAGCGCTGGCCGGTATCGACATGTGGCTGACCACCCTGCTCAACGGCTGGTCCCCCTTCGGCACGCTCGCCCATGGCAAGCCCGATTCCGCCACGCTCCACCCCGCCAGCGCCCACCAGCCCATCGCCTATCCCAAGCCCGATGGCGTGCTGACCTTTGATCGCCTGGCCTCGGTGTTCATCTCCAACACCAATCACAGCGAAGACCAACCCAGCCATTTGCTGGTCGCCGCTCCCGCGCTGCAAAAATCATCCGAACACGATATCTATGCCGGCCCTTCGGCGCGCTACTGCCCCGCCGGCGTTTACGAATGGATCGAGGACCCCACCGGCCCCCGCTTCCAGATCAACGCCGCCAATTGCGTCCACTGCAAAACCTGCGACATCAAAGACCCCAACCAGAATATTACGTGGGTCCCGCCCCAGGGCGGCGAAGGCCCGATGTACGGGAATATGTAG